A stretch of DNA from Thermovirga sp.:
CCGAGTACGCCTTCGAGGACCGAAATGGATCTTTCGTAATCCATCCTCGTCGGCCCGATGAGGCCGACCACGGCTTTCCGGCCGCCGGCAATCGTGGAGGCCATCAGTATGGAACAGTCGGGCATCTTCAGTTCGGGATTTTCATCCCCTATGGTCACGCGGAGACCCCTCTCGATCGAACAGTTGCGGACGAGCATTCCAATGGATTCATCCTCTTCCAGGAGCGCCATTATGGTCTGTAAACGGCCAAGGTCGTTGAAATCGGGGAGACCCAGGACATTATGGGTGCCCCCGGTGAAAAACTGGAAGGGCTGCTCCAGGAGCAAGCCGTCCATCTCCTTCAGGGCCATCCGGCAACTCTCGGCGTAACGCTCCAGGGCGTCTTCCACGTAGGTCTGAAGTGTCCCCCTGACCTCCCCCCAGGACCTGCCGACGGCCACGGTGGAAACCCGCCGTGAAAGCTCATCGAGGGCTTCCTGGGTCATATCACAGGGCAAGGTGGAGATCTTGTGGTGGATAAGCCCTCCCTGGAGCACAAGCAGTATCAGAACCGTGCTGTGCCCCATCCTGAGAAACTCCGCCCTCTCGA
This window harbors:
- the hrcA gene encoding heat-inducible transcription repressor HrcA gives rise to the protein MLNERYLEVVLAVVYEYIKTGEPVGSRTIARKFLKDRSAATIRNEMADLEESEYLYQPHTSAGRVPTPKAYRVYVDAILRRQRTFPSESEGWIKELRERRKDVEEALIYATRLLGRITSYIGLAALGPAQEPVLERAEFLRMGHSTVLILLVLQGGLIHHKISTLPCDMTQEALDELSRRVSTVAVGRSWGEVRGTLQTYVEDALERYAESCRMALKEMDGLLLEQPFQFFTGGTHNVLGLPDFNDLGRLQTIMALLEEDESIGMLVRNCSIERGLRVTIGDENPELKMPDCSILMASTIAGGRKAVVGLIGPTRMDYERSISVLEGVLG